Proteins encoded within one genomic window of Betaproteobacteria bacterium:
- a CDS encoding glucan biosynthesis protein D: protein MHRRDVLKIMGAAAFLRAATVAAAGRDSAGQELRFLGEPQPFDYAALKGRARSLAAQPYQAPAERLPAEVKQLDWDQYQSIRFQPDHALWADDRTRFTIRFFHMGLFFELPVRIHALREGLAREVAYDAAMFDHSKSGLAGVALPPDLGFAGFRVLHRSDPERDIAAFLGASYFRAVGAEKQYGLSARGLAVDTGLPRPEEFPRFTDFWLERPDPSSERLSLYALLDSPSISGAYRFDIVPGATLLMDVDASLYPRKEIERIGIAPLTSMYLHGENDRRVAIDWRPEIHDSDGLALWTGNGERIWRPLVNPEHLAFNAYGDENPRGFGLMQRDRDFAHYQDDGAFYNRRPSLWVEPHGSWGKGEVSLLEIPTADETSDNIVAFWHPQRKPQPGEEMLYSYRLHWGARTPGTPAIGYVVATHTGIGGVVGRPRTYYSRRFVVDFAGEVFSRLPAKAEVEPVITASRGEVEITSARPLHPIKGYRAMFDLKPTDERTDPINLRLCLRSGGKPLTETWAYQWTPPPADRRKF, encoded by the coding sequence ATGCACCGCCGTGACGTGCTCAAGATTATGGGGGCGGCCGCCTTTCTGCGTGCCGCAACGGTTGCGGCCGCGGGCCGCGACAGCGCTGGACAGGAATTGCGCTTTCTGGGCGAGCCGCAACCGTTCGACTATGCCGCGCTCAAGGGACGCGCGCGCTCGCTTGCCGCACAACCCTACCAGGCGCCGGCCGAGCGTCTGCCCGCCGAGGTCAAGCAGCTCGACTGGGATCAGTATCAGAGCATCCGCTTCCAGCCCGATCACGCGCTCTGGGCGGACGATCGGACGCGCTTCACCATTCGCTTCTTCCACATGGGGCTATTCTTCGAGCTGCCGGTGCGCATCCACGCGCTGCGCGAGGGGCTCGCGCGCGAGGTCGCGTATGACGCCGCGATGTTCGATCACAGCAAGAGCGGGCTCGCCGGCGTGGCGCTGCCGCCGGATCTCGGCTTTGCCGGCTTCCGCGTCCTGCATCGCAGCGACCCCGAGCGCGACATCGCCGCCTTCCTCGGCGCGAGCTACTTCCGGGCCGTCGGGGCGGAGAAGCAATACGGCCTGTCGGCGCGAGGGCTCGCGGTCGATACCGGCCTGCCGCGGCCGGAGGAATTTCCGCGCTTCACCGACTTCTGGCTGGAGCGTCCGGATCCGTCTTCGGAGCGGCTGAGCCTCTACGCGCTGCTCGATTCCCCCAGCATCAGCGGCGCATATCGATTCGATATCGTTCCTGGCGCGACCCTCCTCATGGATGTCGACGCATCGTTGTATCCGCGCAAGGAGATCGAGCGCATCGGCATCGCGCCCCTGACCAGCATGTACCTGCATGGCGAGAACGACCGGCGCGTCGCGATCGACTGGCGTCCGGAGATCCACGATTCCGACGGTCTTGCGCTCTGGACCGGCAATGGCGAGCGCATATGGCGGCCGCTGGTGAATCCGGAGCACCTCGCCTTCAACGCCTATGGCGACGAGAACCCGCGCGGCTTCGGGCTCATGCAGCGCGACCGCGATTTCGCCCACTACCAGGACGACGGCGCCTTCTACAATCGCCGGCCGAGCTTGTGGGTGGAGCCGCACGGCAGCTGGGGTAAGGGCGAAGTTTCCCTGTTGGAGATTCCGACCGCCGACGAGACCTCCGACAACATCGTCGCGTTCTGGCATCCGCAGCGCAAGCCGCAACCGGGCGAGGAAATGCTCTACAGCTATCGACTCCATTGGGGGGCTCGCACGCCGGGCACGCCGGCGATCGGCTACGTCGTCGCCACGCATACCGGCATCGGCGGCGTGGTCGGCCGCCCACGGACCTACTACTCGCGCCGCTTCGTGGTCGACTTCGCGGGCGAAGTGTTCTCGCGCCTGCCGGCCAAGGCCGAGGTCGAACCGGTCATCACCGCCTCGCGCGGCGAGGTCGAGATCACATCGGCCCGCCCGCTGCACCCCATCAAGGGCTATCGCGCAATGTTCGACCTGAAGCCCACCGACGAAAGAACCGACCCGATCAACCTGCGGCTTTGCCTGCGCTCCGGCGGAAAACCGCTCACCGAGACTTGGGCCTACCAATGGACGCCGCCGCCTGCGGATCGGCGCAAATTCTGA
- a CDS encoding amidohydrolase family protein has product MTRTLIKNATVVTVDPDLGDLSGADILIEGEKIAAIERNIAAGDAARVDGSHWIVIPGLVNAHIHTWEFQLRGIGSDWVGSRDYHANMHRGMATHYTSRDVYVGNLLGALNQIHHGATTIFDWCHILRDAEMTDAAIDGLEASGIRAVFGRGTNKPPERPGETPFYKIPFPREEIHRLRSGRLASDDRLVTLAMAILGPDWGEYDVAVHDIRLAREYGLINSAHTYGRKGKRKVEDGMPRLAREGLLGPDHNIAHGNCFDDEELKIVLDAGCTITATCLTEMLNYEQPAMIGRALKLGMTPSIGSDCDPYFNSSMLWVMRHAFQHQREHDNRALNAAGQWPAKTHHATRTRDALYWATIGGAKAMRLDRKIGSITPGKQADLTMFDTRGMNLFPILPGGDPVHAVVMNAEAADVDAVMVAGRFLKRDGKLVYPQSQLQEMRTQALESRSHLMCDAGYAYAPFPQGPLPERYIV; this is encoded by the coding sequence ATGACCCGCACGCTCATCAAGAACGCGACCGTGGTGACGGTCGATCCCGACCTGGGCGATCTGTCCGGCGCCGACATCCTCATCGAAGGCGAGAAGATCGCGGCGATCGAACGCAACATCGCCGCCGGCGATGCGGCACGCGTAGACGGCAGCCATTGGATTGTCATTCCGGGGCTCGTCAACGCGCACATCCACACCTGGGAGTTCCAGCTGCGCGGCATCGGCTCCGACTGGGTCGGAAGCCGCGACTATCACGCCAACATGCACCGCGGCATGGCGACGCACTATACCTCCCGGGACGTCTACGTCGGTAACTTGCTGGGCGCGCTGAACCAGATCCATCACGGTGCGACCACGATCTTCGACTGGTGCCACATCCTGCGCGATGCCGAGATGACCGACGCCGCGATCGATGGACTGGAAGCGTCGGGCATCCGCGCCGTGTTCGGCCGCGGCACCAACAAGCCGCCCGAGCGTCCGGGCGAGACGCCGTTCTACAAGATCCCGTTCCCGCGCGAGGAGATCCATCGCTTGCGCAGCGGCCGGCTCGCTTCCGATGACCGGCTCGTCACGCTGGCGATGGCGATCCTGGGCCCGGACTGGGGCGAATACGACGTGGCCGTGCACGATATCCGTCTCGCGCGCGAATACGGCCTCATCAACTCCGCGCATACCTATGGCCGCAAGGGCAAGCGCAAGGTGGAGGACGGCATGCCGCGGCTCGCACGTGAAGGTCTGCTCGGGCCGGACCACAACATCGCCCACGGCAATTGCTTCGACGACGAGGAGCTGAAGATCGTGCTCGATGCGGGTTGCACGATCACTGCCACCTGCCTCACCGAAATGCTTAACTACGAGCAGCCGGCGATGATCGGGCGTGCGCTCAAGCTCGGCATGACGCCCTCGATCGGCAGCGACTGCGATCCGTACTTCAACAGCTCCATGCTGTGGGTCATGCGCCACGCCTTCCAGCACCAGCGCGAGCACGACAATCGAGCCTTGAACGCGGCCGGCCAATGGCCCGCCAAGACCCATCACGCCACCCGCACACGCGATGCGCTCTACTGGGCCACGATCGGCGGGGCGAAAGCGATGCGGCTCGACCGCAAGATCGGCTCCATCACCCCGGGCAAGCAGGCCGATCTGACGATGTTCGATACCCGCGGCATGAACCTTTTCCCGATCCTCCCCGGCGGCGACCCGGTGCACGCCGTCGTCATGAATGCTGAAGCTGCGGATGTGGATGCGGTCATGGTCGCAGGCCGGTTCCTCAAGCGCGACGGCAAGCTCGTGTACCCGCAATCCCAGTTGCAAGAGATGCGTACCCAGGCGCTGGAATCGCGCTCGCACCTGATGTGCGACGCCGGCTATGCCTATGCGCCGTTCCCGCAAGGGCCGCTGCCCGAGCGTTACATCGTCTAG
- a CDS encoding tripartite tricarboxylate transporter substrate binding protein, with protein sequence MPMRRSRKGRCPSVTSSRASPMRAIEKTVVLLAGMALAGMAFCAGAADRWPNRPIRFVHGFPPGGSVDITARLLAARMAETLGQPVIVDGRPGAGGTTGAGIVAKSEPDGYTLFLMASGHATSPGLYRSLPYNPVGNFALISMVAANPFVLIASSRLPAKNIQELVQNAKAEPGRIDYGTGGTGTGMHLAAVLFQARAGIRFNHVPYKGGTAAPTALLAGEVPLIFTTAAGVAQHVESGRLRALAVTTKQRFVLWPAVPTIAETVVPDFDVLGWYAVATPAKLPAPLAQRLNDTVHEALKRPEAKDKLLALGAEVRPTTPAQAQAFVAQEVARWTKVIREANIPPQN encoded by the coding sequence ATGCCTATGCGCCGTTCCCGCAAGGGCCGCTGCCCGAGCGTTACATCGTCTAGGGCAAGCCCAATGCGCGCGATCGAAAAGACCGTTGTCCTGCTGGCCGGTATGGCGCTGGCCGGTATGGCGTTTTGCGCTGGTGCAGCGGATCGCTGGCCGAACCGGCCGATCCGCTTCGTGCACGGATTTCCTCCAGGCGGAAGCGTCGACATCACCGCGCGGCTGCTCGCGGCTCGCATGGCCGAGACACTCGGCCAGCCGGTCATTGTCGACGGCCGGCCCGGCGCGGGCGGCACCACCGGCGCCGGCATCGTGGCGAAGAGCGAGCCCGATGGATACACGCTGTTCCTGATGGCCTCGGGCCATGCCACCTCGCCCGGCCTGTACCGATCGCTCCCCTACAATCCGGTCGGGAACTTCGCGCTCATCTCGATGGTCGCGGCCAATCCGTTCGTGTTGATCGCATCGTCCAGGCTGCCCGCGAAGAACATCCAGGAACTGGTGCAGAATGCGAAGGCCGAGCCGGGACGGATCGATTACGGCACGGGCGGAACCGGCACCGGCATGCATCTGGCCGCCGTGTTGTTCCAGGCGCGCGCCGGAATTCGGTTCAATCACGTGCCGTACAAGGGCGGCACCGCCGCGCCCACGGCGTTGCTCGCGGGCGAGGTACCGCTCATCTTCACCACCGCAGCCGGCGTGGCACAGCATGTGGAGAGCGGCAGGCTGCGCGCGCTTGCGGTCACCACCAAGCAGCGCTTCGTCCTCTGGCCCGCTGTACCGACCATCGCCGAGACCGTCGTGCCCGATTTCGACGTGCTCGGCTGGTACGCGGTGGCCACGCCCGCAAAGCTCCCCGCGCCGCTCGCGCAGCGGCTCAACGATACGGTGCACGAGGCGTTGAAGCGTCCCGAGGCGAAGGACAAGCTGCTCGCGCTCGGCGCCGAAGTGAGGCCGACGACACCCGCGCAAGCGCAAGCCTTCGTGGCGCAGGAAGTGGCGCGCTGGACGAAGGTCATTCGCGAGGCGAACATCCCGCCGCAGAACTAA
- a CDS encoding acyclic terpene utilization AtuA family protein: MSKSTIRVGCGAGFSDDRIDPAQEMAERGQCDYIAFECLAERTIARENLTRLKDPEKGYTPYLAERFQAVLPACIRNGIRIVTNMGAANPIGAARAVQREARALGLAEVPVAVVLGDDVSEQIRAHPELPLIESGEPVESLLPRMAAANAYLGADVVRDALETGAPVVMTGRVSDPSLFLACMLHGLGWDYEDYDRLAVGTIAGHMMECAAQLTGGCFADPGRKDVADMARIGFPFADVSRKGDLVLGKVEGSGGRLDEMTCKEQVLYEMHDPARYITPDCVLDVTGVSFAQIGSDRVRVHGARARPRTPSYKVVVGYHDGWIGEGEVGYAGPNALARAQLAERIVRERLELRGFRYPEIRVDYIGMSSLHGMGAGRPQPYEVRLRIAARSPDRKAAQAVGFEVRTLHVNGPSGGGGGSNALREVLGVKSLLLPRELVRTEVIVEGGR, from the coding sequence ATGAGCAAGAGCACCATTCGTGTCGGCTGCGGCGCCGGCTTCTCCGACGACCGCATCGACCCGGCGCAGGAAATGGCCGAGCGCGGCCAATGCGATTACATCGCCTTCGAGTGCCTCGCCGAGCGCACCATCGCGCGCGAGAATCTGACGCGACTGAAGGATCCCGAAAAGGGCTACACGCCTTATCTCGCGGAGCGATTCCAGGCGGTACTGCCGGCGTGCATTCGCAACGGCATCCGCATCGTCACCAACATGGGTGCGGCCAACCCGATCGGCGCCGCCCGCGCGGTGCAGCGGGAAGCGCGCGCGCTCGGTCTTGCCGAGGTCCCGGTCGCCGTGGTGCTGGGCGACGACGTGAGCGAGCAGATCCGCGCCCATCCGGAGTTGCCGCTCATCGAAAGCGGCGAGCCGGTCGAGAGCCTGCTGCCGCGCATGGCCGCGGCCAATGCCTACCTCGGCGCGGACGTCGTACGCGACGCGCTCGAGACCGGCGCACCGGTGGTCATGACCGGACGCGTCTCGGACCCTTCCCTGTTTCTCGCCTGCATGCTGCACGGGCTGGGCTGGGACTATGAGGATTACGATCGTCTGGCGGTCGGAACGATCGCGGGGCACATGATGGAGTGCGCCGCACAGTTGACCGGTGGCTGCTTCGCCGATCCCGGACGCAAGGATGTCGCCGACATGGCGCGCATCGGCTTTCCGTTCGCCGACGTGAGCCGCAAAGGCGATCTCGTGCTCGGCAAGGTGGAAGGCTCGGGCGGGCGCCTCGACGAGATGACCTGCAAGGAGCAGGTGCTCTACGAGATGCACGATCCCGCGCGCTACATCACGCCCGATTGCGTCCTGGATGTGACCGGCGTGAGCTTCGCGCAGATCGGAAGCGATCGCGTGCGCGTGCACGGCGCCCGCGCCCGGCCGCGCACGCCGAGCTACAAGGTCGTGGTCGGCTACCACGACGGCTGGATCGGCGAGGGCGAAGTCGGTTATGCCGGGCCGAATGCGCTGGCGCGCGCGCAGCTGGCCGAGCGCATCGTGCGCGAGCGCCTCGAGCTGCGCGGGTTCCGCTATCCCGAGATACGGGTCGACTACATCGGCATGTCGAGCCTGCACGGCATGGGCGCAGGACGCCCGCAACCGTACGAAGTGCGCCTTCGCATCGCCGCGCGCAGCCCCGATCGCAAGGCGGCGCAAGCGGTCGGGTTCGAAGTGCGCACCTTGCACGTCAACGGTCCTTCCGGGGGTGGGGGCGGCTCCAACGCGCTGCGCGAAGTGTTGGGCGTGAAATCGCTGCTGCTGCCGCGCGAGCTGGTGCGCACCGAAGTAATCGTCGAGGGCGGGCGATGA
- a CDS encoding CoA-binding protein, whose translation MTPFERLFDPRGIAVIGASADPTRAGGQTVDALARHGFQGAVYPVNPRYREIGAWRCYAAPEEIEGAVDIVVIALPAPQVPDMVERCARLGFGYGVVLGGGFRETGAEGASRERAMVQAARAHGMRLIGPNCLGVVSTANRVYAAFGSLVREPKLTPGPVSAVLQSGGFGNSLVIRCALAGVGFRNVVMSGNEADITAPELIDAYVDDPHTRIILAYLEGIGDGRAFMAAARRALAAGKPVIAWKAGNTRQGTRAAASHTANLTGSYDVFRAAFRQCGVIEVHDVDEAADFALSLLAGRRAGGRNVAVMGGSGGSAVVFCDTADEVGLTLAEPSAQTMAVLRENLPNVASLVNPIDYAAGYPRPGDEPRLARALDAVLADPNIDQLGLLYATVLGDTLKLGAGVLAEAAAKSDKPVLAFSVMPRELAGSGHDILKDAGIAVLPSPARVARAMGMLADYAEALASRERTDEMLTIPDLPTYDLPAGAVTLDEHESKSLMALFGIPVTRDVLLEPDRLAAPVVGLRFPLAVKVVARDIAHKTDIDAVRLDVRDPAELAQAASAVLANAREARPEARISGVLAAEMVDDGMEAIVGVVNDAAFGPVVALGLGGVFAESLRDVTFRVAPFGLDTARRMIGELRSASMFEGVRGKPARDVEALAQALVRVSSMAWVLRERIAEIDINPLLVRARGAGVVAADALIVLR comes from the coding sequence ATGACGCCATTCGAGCGCTTGTTCGACCCCCGCGGCATCGCCGTCATCGGCGCGAGCGCCGATCCCACGCGCGCCGGCGGCCAGACCGTCGACGCGCTCGCACGTCACGGCTTCCAGGGCGCGGTCTATCCGGTCAATCCGCGTTATCGCGAGATCGGCGCATGGCGCTGCTACGCGGCGCCCGAAGAAATCGAAGGCGCTGTCGATATCGTCGTCATCGCCTTGCCCGCGCCGCAGGTGCCCGACATGGTCGAACGTTGCGCACGCCTGGGGTTCGGCTACGGCGTCGTGCTGGGCGGGGGCTTTCGCGAGACCGGCGCCGAAGGCGCAAGTCGCGAGCGCGCGATGGTGCAGGCGGCCCGCGCGCACGGCATGCGGCTGATCGGGCCGAATTGCCTCGGCGTCGTCAGTACCGCCAACAGGGTCTACGCGGCATTCGGCAGTCTCGTGCGCGAACCGAAGCTCACGCCGGGCCCCGTATCCGCGGTGCTGCAAAGCGGCGGTTTCGGCAATAGTCTGGTCATCCGCTGCGCGCTGGCCGGCGTCGGGTTTCGCAACGTGGTGATGAGCGGCAACGAGGCCGACATCACCGCGCCGGAGCTGATCGACGCTTACGTCGACGATCCGCACACGCGCATCATCCTCGCCTACCTCGAAGGTATCGGTGACGGGCGTGCGTTCATGGCGGCGGCTCGACGCGCGCTCGCGGCAGGCAAGCCGGTGATCGCGTGGAAGGCGGGCAACACCCGGCAAGGCACGCGCGCGGCCGCATCGCACACGGCAAATCTCACTGGCAGTTACGATGTCTTCCGCGCAGCTTTCCGGCAGTGCGGCGTCATCGAGGTGCACGATGTGGACGAGGCGGCCGATTTCGCCTTGTCCCTGCTGGCAGGACGACGGGCGGGCGGACGCAATGTGGCGGTGATGGGCGGCTCGGGCGGCTCGGCGGTGGTGTTCTGCGATACCGCCGACGAAGTGGGTCTGACGCTCGCCGAACCGTCCGCGCAGACCATGGCGGTGCTGCGCGAAAACCTTCCCAACGTCGCGTCGCTGGTGAATCCGATCGACTACGCGGCAGGCTATCCGCGTCCCGGCGACGAACCGCGCCTCGCACGCGCGCTCGACGCCGTGCTGGCCGATCCGAATATCGATCAGCTGGGGCTGCTCTATGCCACGGTGCTCGGCGACACACTGAAGCTCGGTGCGGGCGTGCTGGCGGAAGCCGCAGCGAAATCGGACAAGCCTGTGCTTGCCTTCTCCGTCATGCCGCGCGAGCTTGCGGGGTCCGGACACGACATCCTGAAAGACGCAGGCATTGCGGTGCTCCCCTCGCCGGCACGCGTCGCGCGCGCGATGGGCATGCTCGCCGATTACGCCGAAGCGCTTGCGAGCCGCGAGCGTACCGACGAGATGCTGACGATCCCGGATCTGCCGACGTACGATCTGCCGGCCGGCGCGGTCACGCTGGACGAGCACGAAAGCAAGAGCCTCATGGCGCTGTTCGGCATCCCCGTCACGCGCGATGTGCTGCTCGAGCCGGATCGGCTCGCCGCGCCGGTGGTCGGACTGCGCTTCCCGCTCGCCGTCAAGGTGGTCGCGCGCGACATCGCGCACAAGACCGATATCGACGCGGTGCGCCTCGACGTGCGAGACCCGGCCGAGCTGGCGCAAGCGGCATCGGCGGTGCTCGCCAATGCGCGCGAGGCGCGGCCCGAGGCGCGCATCTCCGGTGTGCTTGCAGCCGAAATGGTCGACGATGGCATGGAGGCGATCGTCGGGGTGGTGAACGATGCTGCGTTCGGCCCCGTGGTCGCGCTGGGGTTGGGCGGCGTATTCGCCGAATCGCTGCGCGATGTCACCTTCCGCGTCGCCCCCTTCGGGTTGGATACGGCGCGGCGGATGATCGGCGAATTGCGCTCCGCCTCTATGTTCGAGGGCGTGCGCGGCAAGCCCGCGCGCGACGTGGAGGCGCTCGCGCAGGCCCTGGTGCGTGTCTCCTCCATGGCCTGGGTCCTGCGCGAGCGGATCGCCGAGATCGACATCAACCCGCTGCTGGTGCGAGCGCGCGGCGCCGGCGTGGTGGCCGCCGACGCACTGATCGTTCTGCGTTGA
- a CDS encoding tripartite tricarboxylate transporter substrate binding protein: protein MRPPSLLLLAVLMHAAATCAQTNPPAEHPVRATPPAEYPVRALRLVLPFPPGGGTDTLGRIVTQTLSDALGQPVIAENRPGAGGNIGNEAVAHAAPDGYTLLLGSPGLAISPSLYRRLNYDPLRDLTAVALVADIPNLLAVRRSVPARSVKELVQLARAQPGKLAFGTGGPGTSNELGAHLFLTATRLRILIVPHRGVNQATVALLGGHVDMVIAGVATVAPHIREQKLRGLAVLGPTRVAVLPDVPTATEAGYPWLQVRTWYIVMAPEGTSRSIIERLNAALTASAQSSEIRGRLRKLGFEPLTSTPAQAAQFLAAETERWGKVVAASGARVE, encoded by the coding sequence ATGCGTCCGCCGTCACTTCTCTTGCTCGCCGTGCTCATGCATGCGGCAGCAACATGCGCGCAAACGAATCCACCGGCAGAGCACCCGGTGCGGGCGACCCCGCCGGCCGAGTACCCGGTGCGTGCGCTGCGCCTCGTCCTGCCGTTTCCGCCGGGCGGCGGCACCGATACGCTGGGCCGCATCGTGACGCAGACGCTGAGCGACGCGCTCGGCCAGCCGGTGATCGCGGAGAACCGGCCCGGCGCGGGCGGCAACATCGGCAACGAGGCTGTCGCCCACGCGGCGCCGGACGGCTATACGTTGCTGCTCGGCTCGCCCGGGCTCGCCATCAGCCCCAGCCTCTATCGCAGGCTCAATTACGATCCATTGCGCGATCTGACAGCGGTGGCGCTGGTTGCCGATATTCCGAACCTGCTCGCTGTGCGACGAAGTGTCCCGGCGCGGAGCGTCAAGGAGCTGGTCCAGCTCGCACGCGCCCAACCTGGCAAGCTCGCCTTCGGCACGGGAGGACCGGGTACGAGCAACGAGCTGGGTGCGCATCTGTTTTTGACCGCGACCCGGCTGCGGATTCTGATCGTGCCGCACCGGGGCGTGAACCAGGCCACCGTCGCGCTGCTGGGCGGTCACGTCGATATGGTGATCGCGGGCGTGGCCACCGTGGCCCCGCATATCCGCGAACAGAAGCTGCGCGGGCTCGCCGTGCTCGGACCGACGCGCGTTGCGGTGCTCCCCGACGTGCCGACAGCGACCGAGGCGGGCTATCCTTGGCTGCAGGTCCGCACCTGGTACATCGTGATGGCGCCCGAGGGCACATCGCGCTCGATCATCGAGCGCCTGAACGCGGCGCTGACGGCGAGCGCCCAATCGAGCGAGATCCGCGGCCGCTTGCGCAAGCTCGGGTTCGAACCGCTCACCAGCACGCCGGCGCAGGCCGCGCAGTTCCTGGCCGCGGAGACCGAGCGCTGGGGCAAGGTCGTCGCGGCTTCCGGCGCACGCGTCGAATGA
- a CDS encoding NnrS family protein, which produces MSIRSQAHVTRRRPDDGGMAWLALGFRPFFLLAALLAAAAVPVWVAQFFGVLPQAGFVAPMAWHTHEMVFGFAVAVITGFLFTAVRNWTGLPTPTGRTLGALASLWLLGRIFMLTGPGWAAAIADIAFLPAIVWFLWQPLRRVRNRNQFFVAILLLLAALNAGFHLAHAGAITLAPIVWVHAALLLVVLVVAIMGGRVIPAFTRNAIPAARMRRLPGIEAASLATLAATLVAWTAGLPDAIVALLAFATALAHAVRLWSWNPWATRSSPILWILHLSYAWIALGMLLLAVALAGIAGSSSAAMHALGIGAVGGMIIGMMTRTARGHTGRPLEAEAAEVTAYTLVHLAAAIRVFLPLLLPQAYAFALVASAVLWSAAFAIYCVVYWPILTRARVDGQPG; this is translated from the coding sequence ATGAGTATCCGTTCCCAGGCTCACGTGACGCGCAGGCGCCCCGACGACGGCGGCATGGCGTGGCTCGCACTCGGCTTCCGCCCGTTTTTTCTGCTCGCCGCGCTGCTCGCCGCCGCGGCCGTGCCGGTCTGGGTCGCGCAGTTTTTCGGCGTCCTGCCGCAGGCCGGGTTCGTGGCGCCCATGGCATGGCACACGCACGAGATGGTGTTCGGCTTCGCGGTCGCGGTCATTACCGGGTTCCTGTTCACCGCCGTGCGCAACTGGACGGGGCTGCCGACGCCGACCGGACGCACACTCGGCGCCTTGGCGTCGTTGTGGCTGCTCGGACGCATTTTCATGCTCACCGGACCGGGCTGGGCTGCCGCCATTGCAGACATCGCGTTCCTGCCGGCGATCGTCTGGTTTCTGTGGCAGCCCCTGCGCCGCGTGCGCAATCGCAATCAATTCTTCGTCGCGATCCTGCTACTGCTCGCGGCGTTGAACGCAGGATTCCACCTCGCGCACGCCGGAGCGATCACGCTTGCGCCGATCGTCTGGGTGCATGCCGCGCTGCTGCTGGTCGTGCTGGTGGTCGCGATCATGGGTGGGCGCGTCATCCCTGCGTTCACCCGCAACGCCATCCCGGCCGCTCGCATGCGCCGCCTGCCGGGCATCGAAGCCGCATCGCTGGCGACACTTGCGGCGACGCTCGTTGCCTGGACCGCGGGGCTGCCGGATGCGATCGTGGCGCTGCTCGCCTTCGCAACCGCGCTGGCGCACGCCGTGCGACTGTGGTCCTGGAACCCATGGGCGACGCGCTCGAGCCCCATCCTCTGGATTCTGCATCTGTCGTACGCATGGATTGCGCTCGGCATGCTTCTGCTTGCTGTAGCGCTTGCCGGCATTGCGGGTTCTTCGTCGGCCGCGATGCACGCGCTCGGGATCGGCGCGGTCGGCGGCATGATCATCGGCATGATGACGCGCACTGCCCGCGGTCACACCGGCCGGCCGCTCGAGGCGGAAGCAGCCGAGGTGACTGCGTACACATTGGTGCACCTGGCGGCCGCGATTCGGGTTTTTCTTCCCTTGCTGCTGCCGCAGGCCTATGCGTTTGCGCTGGTCGCCTCGGCGGTCCTGTGGTCAGCCGCATTCGCAATCTACTGCGTGGTCTACTGGCCGATCCTGACCCGAGCGCGCGTCGACGGCCAACCGGGCTGA
- a CDS encoding signal protein PDZ: MAAAACGPVSPAHACVPVGVWSIPAPGGMRVIAAREIFLQTQSQPVVLLGESHDSVEHHRWQLHALVALHLQRADMVIGFEMFPRRVQEVLDRWVAGELSESEFLDRSHWSEVWGFDAAYYLPLFHFARMHRVPMLALNVERELVRRIGREGLDAVPEGQREGVGRPEPAGPEYLRELHAVYAQHGKGEGEGNSGDLDDPKFQRFVAGQLMWDRAMAEAIRAGRSRYPGRQVVAIMGRGHTGPGAVPHQLRALGISPTAVLLPWDRTPECTPPGPGSAHAVFGVAPEPGAQVPAR, translated from the coding sequence ATGGCCGCGGCTGCCTGTGGACCGGTCTCGCCCGCTCACGCCTGCGTGCCCGTGGGTGTCTGGTCGATTCCCGCACCAGGCGGTATGCGGGTAATCGCTGCGCGCGAGATATTTCTGCAAACACAGTCGCAACCGGTCGTGCTGCTGGGCGAGTCGCACGACAGCGTCGAGCATCATCGCTGGCAGCTGCATGCGCTCGTGGCCCTGCACCTGCAGCGCGCCGACATGGTGATCGGGTTCGAGATGTTCCCGCGGCGCGTGCAGGAGGTGCTCGATCGCTGGGTCGCGGGGGAGCTGAGCGAAAGCGAGTTTCTCGATCGCAGCCATTGGTCCGAGGTCTGGGGGTTCGACGCCGCATACTACCTGCCGCTATTCCATTTCGCGCGCATGCATCGCGTTCCGATGCTCGCCTTGAACGTCGAGCGCGAGCTGGTGCGCAGGATCGGCCGCGAGGGGCTGGACGCCGTTCCCGAGGGCCAGCGTGAGGGCGTCGGGCGCCCCGAGCCGGCGGGCCCGGAGTATCTGCGCGAGCTGCACGCGGTCTATGCGCAGCACGGCAAAGGCGAAGGCGAAGGAAACAGCGGAGATCTCGACGATCCGAAGTTCCAGCGCTTCGTCGCCGGGCAACTGATGTGGGACCGGGCCATGGCCGAAGCGATTCGCGCTGGCCGCAGCCGCTATCCGGGGCGCCAGGTGGTTGCAATCATGGGCCGCGGCCATACCGGGCCGGGTGCCGTGCCGCATCAGCTGCGTGCGCTCGGTATCTCACCCACCGCAGTGCTCTTGCCCTGGGATCGCACGCCCGAATGCACGCCGCCCGGGCCCGGAAGCGCGCATGCGGTGTTCGGCGTGGCGCCTGAGCCCGGCGCCCAGGTTCCTGCCCGCTGA